The following are encoded together in the Candidatus Methylomirabilis oxygeniifera genome:
- a CDS encoding Ribonuclease T2 precursor: MRAKAVIASLLFTWGYGSTAYAFETAGGEFLARKSCAAVQSIKTGKNPGRIKLRVDDRYPVTGLNEPNGTYVQIQVAGARPERRWVKRTCGTLNPGPVEPTAEQYVLAISWQPAFCETKPDKTECKTQTSGRFDADHFALHGLWPQPKGNIFCGVSTADRVHSEQGKWDKLPEPDLSAETRARLSEAMPGTASNLQRHEFTKHGTCFPGNADSYFGVSLALLQQINASRLRDLMATHIGATVSSADITREFEQSFGAGAGAALGVHCVDDQNSHRTLIGEIRVNLKGTLKETTRLQDVLDRSMRAVSDCSKGIVDPVGLN; this comes from the coding sequence ATGCGCGCAAAAGCGGTCATAGCGAGCCTGTTATTCACGTGGGGATATGGGTCAACGGCCTACGCGTTCGAAACGGCCGGCGGAGAGTTTCTCGCAAGGAAATCCTGCGCGGCCGTGCAGAGCATCAAGACGGGAAAGAATCCCGGCAGGATCAAGCTACGAGTTGACGATCGGTACCCCGTGACCGGCCTCAACGAACCGAATGGGACGTATGTACAGATTCAGGTGGCGGGCGCACGACCAGAACGTCGGTGGGTGAAGCGCACGTGCGGCACGCTGAATCCTGGGCCTGTTGAGCCTACCGCCGAACAATACGTGCTCGCTATAAGTTGGCAGCCTGCGTTTTGCGAAACCAAGCCCGACAAGACCGAATGCAAGACCCAGACGTCTGGTCGTTTCGACGCCGATCATTTCGCGCTGCACGGACTGTGGCCACAACCGAAAGGGAACATATTCTGCGGTGTCTCGACGGCTGATCGCGTACATTCGGAGCAGGGCAAGTGGGACAAGCTTCCCGAACCTGATCTGAGCGCGGAGACTCGGGCGCGTTTAAGCGAGGCCATGCCGGGAACGGCATCCAATTTACAGCGCCACGAATTCACCAAACATGGCACCTGTTTTCCCGGGAATGCGGATAGCTATTTCGGCGTCTCTCTGGCGTTGCTGCAGCAGATCAATGCCTCAAGGCTCCGAGACCTGATGGCGACGCATATCGGTGCGACCGTATCGTCGGCAGATATTACGCGCGAGTTTGAACAGAGCTTCGGAGCGGGTGCTGGCGCCGCGCTCGGCGTTCACTGTGTCGACGATCAGAATTCTCACCGCACGCTTATCGGCGAAATCCGTGTCAACCTGAAAGGAACGCTGAAGGAGACGACCAGGCTCCAGGATGTCTTGGATCGCTCGATGCGTGCAGTCAGCGATTGTTCCAAGGGTATCGTCGATCCGGTCGGGTTGAATTGA
- a CDS encoding exported protein of unknown function (Evidence 5 : No homology to any previously reported sequences): MKIALRVVLLGLFLIAAGLISIPSEAAEDACIDCHIGLREERLSRPAVKIKDDYHLARGLGCQGCHGGDQTAIDNKAQSHSPAKGFLGKPKRHAIPESCGRCHSDPTYMRQFNPSIRTDQVKEYYTSVHGKRLREGDQKVPVCIGCHDVHAIRAIKDQMAWTYPTNVAETCGRCHGNADYMKAYKIPTDQLEKYKQSVHHEMLTRRADLASPTCSSCHGSHGATPPGVDSVANVCSHCHVVTADLFAKSPHKSAFDELGMPACVTCHSNHDITHPSDAMLGGGEGTPCATCHESDSAPLKKAAELRARIEGLSSRIDQAMAILTRAEHAGMEIGAPRFELLAAKESLIKARAATHSIDVEQIKTDTDSGLVVAQKSLESGQGLLAEVQFRRKGLAASMLIIVAVLVGLFLKIRAVDRQKGSG; this comes from the coding sequence GTGAAGATCGCACTACGCGTTGTCTTGCTCGGCCTCTTCCTGATCGCAGCCGGTCTTATCTCCATTCCCTCGGAAGCGGCAGAGGATGCCTGCATTGACTGCCACATCGGATTACGAGAGGAGCGCCTCAGCCGTCCGGCCGTCAAGATTAAAGACGATTACCACCTGGCGCGAGGACTGGGCTGCCAAGGCTGTCACGGCGGCGATCAGACCGCAATCGACAATAAGGCACAGAGCCACAGTCCGGCCAAGGGGTTTCTGGGTAAACCGAAGCGGCACGCGATCCCTGAATCCTGCGGGAGGTGCCACAGCGATCCAACCTATATGCGACAGTTCAACCCGTCGATTCGGACGGACCAGGTCAAGGAATACTATACCAGTGTCCATGGGAAAAGGCTGCGCGAGGGAGATCAGAAGGTCCCCGTCTGTATCGGGTGCCATGACGTCCATGCTATCCGTGCCATTAAGGACCAGATGGCCTGGACCTATCCGACCAATGTGGCTGAGACCTGCGGCAGATGCCACGGTAACGCCGACTACATGAAAGCGTACAAGATCCCCACGGATCAGCTTGAGAAGTACAAACAAAGCGTTCATCACGAGATGTTGACCAGGCGGGCGGATCTCGCCTCTCCGACATGCAGTAGTTGCCACGGCAGTCACGGTGCCACCCCTCCAGGTGTCGATTCGGTGGCGAATGTCTGTAGCCACTGTCATGTCGTGACGGCCGACCTCTTCGCCAAGAGTCCGCACAAGTCGGCATTCGACGAACTGGGGATGCCGGCGTGCGTGACATGCCATAGCAATCACGATATTACGCACCCGTCTGATGCGATGCTGGGCGGCGGAGAAGGCACCCCGTGCGCGACGTGCCATGAATCCGACTCTGCACCGCTGAAGAAGGCTGCCGAATTACGAGCCAGGATTGAGGGGCTTTCGAGCCGGATCGATCAGGCGATGGCGATCCTGACCAGGGCCGAGCACGCAGGTATGGAGATCGGCGCTCCTCGGTTCGAGCTGCTTGCGGCAAAAGAGTCCTTGATCAAGGCCAGGGCAGCCACTCATTCGATCGATGTGGAACAGATTAAGACCGATACCGACTCCGGGTTGGTTGTAGCCCAGAAAAGTCTGGAGAGCGGCCAAGGCCTCCTGGCTGAGGTGCAGTTCCGTCGCAAAGGGCTGGCGGCCTCCATGCTGATCATTGTCGCGGTTCTGGTCGGCCTCTTCCTGAAGATCAGAGCGGTTGATCGGCAAAAAGGGTCCGGCTGA
- a CDS encoding exported protein of unknown function (Evidence 5 : No homology to any previously reported sequences), whose protein sequence is MEEQRSSGKIRLIIMLGSTLAVGFLLGYLASAFVPLVQSPQSPAVSPSAAPGPKLSPSEIDSALKAAHASLDAGDLQAAWEKYHQILLTDRNHIEALTHLGVILTQSNQPDEAIKLYDRALSLNPQYAHALFDKGQALQAKGDAKGATEVFQRFLALVPPDSDDAKRVKGWIAELTHSKKP, encoded by the coding sequence ATGGAAGAACAACGATCATCCGGTAAGATACGCCTTATCATAATGCTGGGCAGTACGTTGGCCGTAGGATTTCTTCTTGGGTACCTGGCTTCAGCCTTCGTTCCTCTCGTCCAGTCGCCACAATCGCCCGCCGTGTCGCCGTCTGCCGCTCCTGGTCCTAAGCTTTCACCCTCCGAGATTGATTCGGCCTTGAAGGCGGCCCACGCCTCGCTCGATGCTGGCGACCTCCAAGCCGCCTGGGAGAAATATCATCAGATCCTGCTCACTGATAGGAATCATATTGAGGCGCTGACGCACCTCGGAGTAATCTTGACGCAGAGCAATCAGCCGGATGAGGCCATCAAGCTGTACGATCGAGCGTTGAGCCTGAATCCCCAGTATGCCCATGCCCTGTTCGATAAGGGACAGGCCTTACAGGCGAAAGGGGATGCGAAGGGCGCCACTGAGGTGTTCCAGCGGTTTCTCGCTCTGGTACCGCCGGACTCGGACGATGCCAAACGAGTCAAGGGATGGATTGCGGAGCTGACCCATTCCAAGAAGCCATAA
- a CDS encoding putative Cytochrome b subunit of formate dehydrogenase-like protein (Evidence 3 : Function proposed based on presence of conserved amino acid motif, structural feature or limited homology) yields the protein MGGHTISRVITGSVRFGKATGSLYLVWLCLTIIVNPVGAVAEAAPASAECLTCHDDSDDPVQSPHQTLGCVGCHADISDGPHITTPKPVRCGACHRKSHETVPESAHATLGGSGPSAGCIACHGSHRIQKIVADSDVICSSCHGRQAKQMAVGIHAAGRADKTRNLPTCVTCHTAHASKSRRDAVSPTHRSQIHETCARCHADPEIIAQERIARPRVVALFEQSIHGQAILRKGNLAAATCTDCHGAHEIRRGVDPASAIFKGNVAATCSRCHGNEAAQFRDSVHGGAVSRGISAAPTCTDCHGEHGITATRAPGSRVAPLTVSKTCAACHEATPVVEEFGLAPRRAGTFFESFHGLAVRGGSPVVANCASCHGIHNIHPSSDPRSTINPMNLSRTCGQCHRGAGVQLAGVRIHVAPGFGEHPWVTLVRRIYLVMIVVVIGGMGLHNGLDFLAHLRERWRAEGRPDGEPAVLPEVAHRLFERWTLNERIQHVMLLATFTILVITGFALKFPDSWWARPLVWIERGYTVRAWLHRISGVLMALAAIYHLAYLFGTQRGRTQFRCMKPGRRDLHEAWGMVAFNLGLRLHRPRFHRFTYAEKLEYWAVIWGTAVMTGTGFMMWFQAGVLTRWSLLVIDLATVVHYYEAWLATSAIVVWHFYSVIFRPDIYPMSPVWLRGTMTGEQMARDHAAELEEILAAETVSSSLPGDEMTSPQDS from the coding sequence GTGGGTGGCCATACCATTTCGCGCGTGATAACCGGGAGCGTACGCTTCGGGAAGGCGACCGGAAGCCTTTACCTTGTCTGGCTGTGTCTGACGATCATTGTGAATCCCGTTGGGGCTGTCGCGGAGGCTGCTCCTGCCTCTGCGGAGTGCCTGACCTGCCACGACGATTCCGACGACCCCGTTCAATCCCCACACCAAACACTGGGCTGCGTCGGGTGCCATGCCGACATCTCAGACGGGCCTCACATTACCACGCCCAAGCCGGTCCGTTGCGGCGCATGCCATCGCAAGTCCCATGAGACGGTTCCGGAGAGCGCTCATGCCACACTGGGTGGCAGTGGGCCCAGCGCTGGTTGCATCGCCTGTCATGGCAGCCATCGGATTCAGAAGATAGTTGCCGATTCCGATGTCATCTGCTCGTCGTGCCATGGCCGACAGGCCAAGCAAATGGCGGTCGGCATCCATGCTGCCGGCCGGGCAGATAAGACTCGGAACCTGCCCACCTGCGTGACGTGCCACACAGCGCACGCCTCTAAATCTCGCCGGGACGCTGTCTCTCCCACACATCGCTCTCAGATTCACGAAACCTGCGCCCGCTGCCATGCCGATCCGGAAATCATTGCCCAGGAACGGATCGCGAGGCCGCGGGTTGTGGCGCTGTTCGAGCAGAGTATCCACGGACAGGCTATCCTGCGGAAAGGTAATCTCGCGGCCGCAACCTGCACCGATTGTCACGGTGCGCATGAGATCCGGCGAGGCGTCGATCCGGCCTCGGCCATCTTCAAGGGAAACGTGGCCGCGACCTGCAGCCGTTGTCACGGCAACGAGGCGGCGCAGTTCCGGGATAGTGTGCACGGGGGGGCCGTCTCACGTGGGATTTCGGCGGCGCCGACATGTACCGATTGCCACGGAGAGCATGGGATTACCGCCACTCGTGCTCCAGGATCACGGGTCGCGCCGCTGACGGTCTCCAAGACCTGTGCTGCCTGCCATGAGGCGACGCCGGTGGTCGAGGAGTTTGGTCTCGCGCCGCGTCGAGCCGGAACGTTCTTTGAGAGCTTCCATGGTCTGGCGGTGAGGGGTGGGTCGCCCGTTGTGGCCAACTGTGCAAGCTGCCACGGAATCCACAACATCCATCCCTCCTCCGATCCTCGTTCTACCATCAACCCGATGAACCTCTCGCGGACCTGCGGACAGTGCCACCGGGGCGCCGGTGTACAATTGGCCGGCGTCCGGATTCACGTAGCTCCAGGATTCGGCGAACATCCATGGGTGACGCTGGTCCGACGGATCTACCTCGTGATGATCGTTGTCGTCATCGGCGGGATGGGCCTGCACAACGGACTTGACTTCCTGGCGCATCTGCGAGAGCGTTGGCGGGCAGAGGGCCGGCCGGACGGCGAACCCGCCGTACTCCCCGAGGTAGCGCACCGGCTCTTTGAACGCTGGACACTCAATGAGCGAATTCAGCACGTCATGCTGTTGGCGACCTTCACGATCCTGGTGATCACGGGCTTTGCCCTGAAGTTTCCTGATTCGTGGTGGGCGCGGCCGCTAGTCTGGATCGAAAGAGGGTATACCGTTCGAGCGTGGCTCCATCGAATCTCCGGCGTGCTCATGGCGCTGGCGGCCATATACCATCTGGCGTATCTGTTCGGCACACAACGTGGTCGAACGCAGTTCCGATGCATGAAACCCGGGCGACGGGACTTGCATGAGGCGTGGGGAATGGTGGCCTTTAACCTGGGCCTGAGGTTGCACCGGCCGCGTTTCCATCGCTTTACATACGCGGAGAAACTGGAGTACTGGGCGGTCATATGGGGCACTGCCGTGATGACCGGCACCGGGTTTATGATGTGGTTTCAGGCCGGTGTGCTGACGCGCTGGTCCCTTCTCGTCATTGACCTGGCGACCGTCGTCCATTATTACGAGGCCTGGCTTGCCACGTCGGCCATTGTCGTCTGGCACTTCTACAGCGTCATCTTCCGGCCTGATATCTACCCGATGAGTCCGGTCTGGCTGAGGGGGACGATGACGGGGGAGCAGATGGCACGGGATCACGCCGCCGAACTGGAGGAGATCCTTGCAGCAGAAACCGTATCCAGCTCATTGCCTGGCGATGAGATGACTTCACCGCAGGACAGCTAA
- a CDS encoding exported protein of unknown function (Evidence 5 : No homology to any previously reported sequences), which translates to MIGRSAALTLACLLIVSVTPTRSLAQAKPKIPPPFAFEQTTKDEAGNPSPGKVTFDHNKHIEKGQKCLNCHGKGKPFKTKIGTSPNLTMKAYDEGKACGTCHDGKVAFSTKEMGNCLKCHKVPS; encoded by the coding sequence ATGATCGGAAGGAGCGCGGCGCTTACTCTGGCGTGCCTCCTCATCGTAAGCGTCACACCGACTCGCAGTCTGGCCCAGGCGAAGCCGAAGATCCCCCCTCCCTTCGCGTTCGAGCAGACGACCAAGGATGAGGCAGGGAACCCCAGCCCAGGAAAGGTGACGTTCGATCACAATAAGCATATAGAAAAAGGTCAGAAGTGCCTGAACTGCCACGGCAAGGGTAAACCGTTCAAGACCAAGATTGGAACCTCTCCGAATCTTACCATGAAGGCCTACGATGAAGGGAAGGCGTGCGGTACCTGCCATGACGGGAAGGTTGCCTTCTCCACAAAGGAGATGGGTAACTGCCTGAAGTGCCATAAGGTGCCATCATAG
- a CDS encoding membrane protein of unknown function (Evidence 5 : No homology to any previously reported sequences): MGTSGAISTLIRVTVCLGLVSPVLVLARVAAGDVAAECTPPSLVWFDPIFFSYNVALALFAVLSIPGITYFYVVSRKAEKIRRLRNDLSEERWSLNEEAIVNIVERQFRMRHYLGSMLTLTIVVLLGTSIILLLKPFSGAGCGGSITVRAPTSYCWGLTCCLGLMAAPTMTITSILR; this comes from the coding sequence ATGGGCACCAGCGGAGCGATTTCGACACTGATTCGAGTGACCGTATGTCTCGGTCTCGTGAGTCCGGTCTTGGTGCTCGCTCGAGTAGCGGCTGGCGATGTAGCAGCCGAGTGTACACCGCCTTCCCTCGTGTGGTTTGACCCTATCTTCTTCTCCTATAACGTGGCGCTCGCACTGTTCGCCGTACTTTCCATCCCAGGCATTACGTATTTTTATGTCGTCTCCAGGAAGGCCGAGAAGATCAGGCGGCTGCGAAACGATCTCAGCGAAGAACGCTGGAGCCTCAATGAAGAGGCGATTGTCAACATCGTTGAGCGCCAGTTCCGGATGCGTCATTACCTTGGCAGCATGCTGACCCTGACCATCGTCGTCCTGCTTGGGACATCCATCATTCTCTTGCTCAAACCTTTCTCCGGAGCGGGTTGTGGGGGGTCGATTACAGTAAGGGCGCCAACTTCCTACTGTTGGGGCCTTACATGCTGTTTGGGCCTGATGGCCGCCCCGACCATGACTATTACCAGCATATTGCGGTGA
- a CDS encoding protein of unknown function (Evidence 5 : No homology to any previously reported sequences) has protein sequence MAEQPPVRRRGLRILLIALATGIVVGGLAVGGLYRLSSSPLLCNSCHIMKPYVEAWRSSKHNNVTCIDCHYPPELRGTIWVKYQALSQVAKWATQTYSSKPFAEVEDASCLRSGCHTSRLLEGKVTFKRGIIFDHGPHLKEERRGRQLRCTSCHSQIVVGTHIEVTTTTCYLCHFKGMKTSREFHPLGGCTVCHTVPKEDIKLGTIAFNHESMVKRNVGCEKCHLNVVEGSGQAPQERCYTCHNQPEKLQKYADTPFMHEFHVAGHHIECTRCHSEIRHKLPPPIGLSLSGLLQWLSEPSSAEAAESSAQVLPKRLFQSPAVKMPEAHPATRDRGLDCKACHQATHQGVLEMYVGMGGKGTPMIPGHMFQVRVECVACHVEPGKDKAMATFGGRTFRPSERACLGCHGERYKGMLERWTKTITTMLTTVNAKLLLAEQALQTTHRAHPQFAKAWKLATDARHNVEFVTNGKGVHNVFFAADLLKVADGYLDQSMAAIGQLPLKVAEETLVRGGYCAVLCHNQLGVKAPEEVKFGAETIPHVRHVTEFGVTCTACHSAERHKAVTATKATCLSCHHRAGNDNERCIACHTLQNAFFSGTIKVEAVVEPTPSAHVELIDCVGCHNVQKQHSRQAVAAQCLGCHDTTSVKVFTQWRKDIGQGLEEAMRLLRKGESGLRHAPQDPKASEVRLLLQAAKRDLDLVVKAGGIHNPELAKAILVKAKESAERAIRFLNR, from the coding sequence ATGGCTGAACAACCACCCGTCCGACGCCGCGGCTTGCGCATCCTCCTGATCGCCCTGGCGACCGGCATCGTCGTTGGAGGTCTCGCGGTGGGTGGGCTCTATCGCCTTAGTTCGAGCCCGCTCCTATGCAATTCCTGCCATATTATGAAACCGTATGTTGAGGCCTGGAGGAGTTCCAAACACAACAACGTCACGTGTATCGATTGCCATTACCCTCCGGAGCTTCGCGGCACCATATGGGTGAAGTACCAGGCACTTTCCCAGGTTGCGAAGTGGGCGACGCAAACCTACAGTTCGAAGCCGTTCGCCGAGGTTGAGGATGCGAGTTGCCTTCGCTCTGGGTGTCATACGAGCCGCCTGCTTGAGGGTAAAGTCACCTTCAAACGGGGGATTATCTTTGACCACGGCCCGCACCTGAAAGAGGAACGCCGGGGGCGGCAGCTTCGGTGCACAAGCTGTCACTCCCAGATCGTGGTTGGGACGCACATCGAGGTGACCACGACCACCTGTTACCTCTGTCACTTTAAGGGGATGAAGACATCTCGGGAATTTCACCCTCTTGGCGGCTGTACGGTCTGCCACACGGTGCCCAAGGAGGATATCAAGCTGGGGACCATTGCCTTCAACCACGAGTCGATGGTGAAGCGAAATGTCGGATGCGAGAAGTGCCATCTCAACGTGGTTGAGGGGAGTGGTCAGGCCCCACAAGAGCGCTGCTATACCTGTCACAACCAGCCAGAGAAGCTTCAGAAGTACGCCGACACACCATTCATGCATGAATTCCACGTGGCCGGTCATCATATCGAGTGTACCCGTTGCCACAGCGAGATCAGACACAAACTCCCGCCCCCCATCGGCTTATCCCTGAGCGGGTTATTGCAATGGTTATCGGAACCCTCGAGTGCCGAGGCTGCCGAGAGCAGTGCCCAAGTCCTGCCGAAGCGGCTGTTCCAGTCGCCGGCGGTGAAGATGCCAGAGGCGCACCCTGCGACTCGGGATCGAGGGCTTGATTGCAAAGCCTGCCATCAGGCTACTCACCAGGGAGTCCTCGAGATGTACGTTGGTATGGGAGGGAAGGGGACGCCGATGATTCCCGGCCACATGTTTCAGGTCAGGGTAGAGTGCGTAGCCTGTCATGTGGAGCCCGGGAAGGACAAGGCCATGGCGACATTCGGTGGGCGGACATTCAGACCATCAGAACGCGCATGTCTTGGTTGCCACGGCGAGCGGTACAAAGGGATGCTGGAACGCTGGACAAAGACTATCACCACTATGCTCACGACGGTCAATGCAAAGCTCTTGTTAGCGGAGCAGGCTCTGCAAACCACTCATCGGGCTCACCCGCAGTTTGCGAAGGCCTGGAAATTGGCAACCGATGCGCGACACAATGTGGAATTCGTCACGAATGGGAAGGGCGTTCACAACGTCTTCTTTGCTGCCGACTTACTGAAGGTTGCGGACGGGTACCTGGATCAGTCGATGGCGGCAATCGGGCAGTTGCCTCTGAAGGTTGCAGAGGAGACCCTCGTCCGGGGAGGCTATTGCGCGGTGCTGTGTCACAATCAACTGGGAGTGAAGGCACCGGAGGAGGTAAAATTTGGGGCTGAGACGATCCCGCATGTCCGCCACGTGACTGAGTTCGGTGTCACATGCACGGCATGTCACTCGGCCGAACGACACAAGGCGGTGACCGCCACAAAGGCGACTTGCCTGAGCTGTCATCACCGCGCGGGGAATGATAACGAGCGGTGCATCGCCTGTCACACGCTCCAGAACGCCTTCTTTTCTGGTACGATTAAGGTTGAGGCGGTTGTTGAGCCGACCCCCAGTGCCCACGTAGAGCTGATCGACTGTGTGGGATGCCACAACGTCCAGAAGCAGCATTCCAGGCAAGCGGTGGCAGCGCAGTGCCTGGGCTGCCATGACACGACGTCCGTCAAGGTGTTCACGCAGTGGCGGAAAGATATCGGTCAAGGTCTGGAAGAGGCCATGCGCCTCCTGAGGAAAGGGGAGTCCGGCCTGCGCCATGCTCCTCAAGACCCGAAGGCATCCGAGGTGCGCCTTCTCCTTCAGGCGGCGAAACGGGATCTCGATCTGGTCGTCAAGGCTGGGGGAATTCACAATCCAGAGCTGGCGAAGGCGATCTTGGTCAAGGCAAAGGAATCGGCCGAGCGGGCCATACGCTTCTTGAACCGGTAG
- a CDS encoding protein of unknown function (Evidence 5 : No homology to any previously reported sequences) — protein MGILGIQAQRSIVQLDGLIRLIALRQDYSEVRQRLNMIPISEQDLMIFLPGGLEVASIERGVGRLQGRINLGG, from the coding sequence ATGGGCATACTGGGGATTCAGGCTCAACGCTCGATCGTACAGCTTGATGGCCTCATCCGGCTGATTGCTCTGCGTCAAGATTACTCCGAGGTGCGTCAGCGCCTCAATATGATTCCTATCAGTGAGCAGGATCTGATGATATTTCTCCCAGGCGGCTTGGAGGTCGCCAGCATCGAGCGAGGCGTGGGCCGCCTTCAAGGCCGAATCAATCTCGGAGGGTGA
- the petB gene encoding Cytochrome bc complex cytochrome b subunit yields MGGIRITAWLEERIDLWPLRHFIGKKVIPVHRHTVWYYFGGMTLFLFMIQVATGILLTLYYRPSGEEAYESVQFIMTDVQFGWLVRSIHSWSANLMVLMMMIHVFSVYLTQAYRKPRELTWVTGMMLFGIVLFFGFSGYLLPWNVLSYFATKVGTEIAGQFPLIGPVLMRLLRGSDEVTGATVSRFYGIHIAILPALMTAILSLHLFLVQKQGMSVPPAVERAHRGQPLPTMPFVPNFLLRDLFGWFVTLGLLAALAALSPWELGQKADPFAPAPAGIRPEWYFVFMFQSLKYIPATIGPFEGEVLGVLGYSLGGLFLLLVPFLDKKSALGEPSPLFRWIGIGIIAYIVIFTVLGYIAPGVK; encoded by the coding sequence GTGGGGGGGATTCGAATCACGGCCTGGCTCGAAGAGCGAATCGATCTCTGGCCGCTCAGACATTTTATCGGGAAGAAGGTCATCCCCGTCCATCGTCATACCGTCTGGTATTATTTCGGCGGGATGACGCTCTTTCTCTTCATGATCCAGGTGGCAACAGGGATCCTGTTGACCCTCTACTACAGGCCCAGCGGCGAAGAGGCGTACGAGAGCGTGCAATTCATCATGACCGACGTCCAATTCGGGTGGCTTGTTCGGTCAATTCATAGCTGGTCGGCCAACCTGATGGTGCTGATGATGATGATCCACGTGTTCAGTGTCTACCTGACCCAGGCCTACCGAAAGCCGCGAGAGCTGACGTGGGTCACCGGCATGATGCTGTTCGGCATTGTCCTGTTTTTCGGCTTCAGTGGGTATCTGCTGCCGTGGAACGTGCTGTCGTATTTCGCGACCAAAGTCGGAACTGAGATTGCCGGGCAGTTCCCACTGATAGGTCCCGTGCTGATGCGCCTCCTCCGGGGTAGCGACGAGGTGACCGGCGCGACGGTCTCTCGCTTTTACGGCATTCATATTGCCATTCTGCCGGCGCTAATGACTGCCATCCTTAGCCTGCATCTGTTTCTGGTCCAGAAGCAGGGGATGAGTGTTCCCCCTGCTGTAGAGCGGGCACACAGAGGGCAGCCGCTTCCGACCATGCCGTTTGTCCCCAATTTTCTGCTACGAGATCTCTTCGGCTGGTTTGTTACGCTCGGACTCCTGGCCGCCCTGGCCGCGCTGTCGCCGTGGGAACTGGGGCAAAAGGCCGATCCGTTCGCACCGGCGCCAGCCGGCATCCGACCGGAATGGTACTTTGTCTTCATGTTTCAGAGCTTGAAGTATATCCCGGCCACGATTGGCCCATTTGAGGGCGAGGTCCTGGGGGTGTTGGGTTACAGCCTAGGCGGGCTTTTCCTCTTGCTGGTCCCATTTCTGGACAAGAAGTCGGCGTTGGGAGAGCCTAGTCCGCTCTTTCGATGGATCGGGATCGGGATTATTGCGTACATCGTGATCTTTACCGTACTTGGATATATTGCGCCAGGCGTCAAATGA
- the TGL gene encoding Esterase/lipase/thioesterase family active site: MSHKTSVVVFVPGLGSFSPINLGILRIEYFRGVEQALEGHGASTYFPTLPPFAGIAQRARVLADDLSTLKVDRIHLIAHSMGGLDSRYCIHHFDPERRIASLVTIATPHRGTPLANWVLDGDGLFQRLIRPCVKTAVVDLTPESCRRFNDVIPDRADVRYLSYAGVRPVTEMPPWFRPWTRMLEENAGENDSQVPLGSAMWGEFKRTLRADHIELAGWNLGGSNAHDQRPFDHLSFYQEVLAELLDVK, translated from the coding sequence ATGAGCCATAAGACCTCCGTCGTTGTTTTTGTTCCCGGACTGGGGAGTTTCAGTCCGATCAACCTGGGCATCCTGCGAATCGAGTATTTCAGGGGGGTAGAGCAAGCCCTGGAAGGACACGGGGCCTCGACATATTTTCCGACCCTTCCACCATTCGCGGGGATCGCTCAGAGGGCGCGGGTACTTGCAGACGATTTATCGACATTGAAGGTAGATCGTATTCACCTTATCGCTCATAGCATGGGCGGGTTAGATAGCCGTTACTGTATACATCATTTCGATCCGGAACGTCGCATAGCGAGTCTGGTCACAATCGCCACACCGCATCGCGGTACCCCATTGGCCAACTGGGTGCTGGATGGGGATGGCCTGTTTCAACGGCTAATCCGGCCGTGCGTGAAGACGGCAGTTGTGGATCTGACACCTGAATCCTGTCGCCGTTTCAATGACGTAATTCCAGATCGGGCAGATGTGCGATATCTGTCGTATGCCGGGGTACGGCCCGTCACAGAGATGCCGCCATGGTTCCGTCCCTGGACTCGTATGCTCGAGGAGAATGCCGGTGAGAACGATAGTCAGGTGCCACTTGGATCGGCGATGTGGGGGGAGTTCAAGAGGACATTGCGAGCCGACCACATCGAGCTGGCGGGTTGGAACCTGGGCGGATCGAACGCGCACGATCAGCGGCCATTTGATCATCTATCCTTTTATCAGGAAGTCCTGGCTGAGTTATTGGATGTGAAGTGA